A section of the Petrimonas sulfuriphila genome encodes:
- a CDS encoding ATP-binding protein gives MTNSFIKRDITPVMLEMHRYFPVITMTGPRQSGKTTLLRKVFDKLPYYSLENLDIRRFAMNDPAGFLSRHPEGMVLDEVQRTPDLLSYIQGMVDENPEKRFVLSGSSQFSVIRQITQSLAGRTGMLELMPLSYNEVKKQADEKTLDEVMLHGFFPALYAGKNRYDLLYPSYVKTYLERDVRDVLQVKDMMQFQTFLRLCAARIGSLFNASELSGEVGVSANTVKSWLSVLQASYIIKLLPPFHENMRKRLTKTPKLYFCDTGLACYLLGIETEQQLTRDKMRGHLFENFIVMEALKNRYNRGKESNLFFYRDSNGVEVDLLFKNGSDYSAIEIKSSQTYHPDFETGIRSLNTLLKGRLTDKAILYAGDFENDTAEIKLFNYKNMYRLF, from the coding sequence TCAAAAGAGACATAACGCCCGTGATGCTCGAGATGCATCGGTATTTTCCCGTCATTACGATGACAGGACCGCGTCAATCGGGGAAAACCACCTTGTTACGCAAGGTTTTTGACAAGCTACCTTATTATTCGTTGGAAAACTTGGATATCCGGCGCTTTGCGATGAACGACCCGGCCGGATTCCTCAGCCGCCATCCCGAGGGCATGGTTTTGGATGAAGTACAACGTACGCCCGACTTGCTGTCGTACATTCAGGGAATGGTAGATGAGAATCCCGAAAAACGTTTTGTGCTTTCGGGCAGCTCGCAGTTTTCGGTCATCAGGCAGATTACCCAATCGCTTGCCGGACGGACCGGCATGTTGGAGCTGATGCCCTTGTCGTACAACGAAGTCAAAAAGCAGGCAGATGAAAAAACATTGGACGAGGTCATGCTCCACGGTTTCTTTCCGGCTTTGTATGCGGGAAAGAACAGGTACGACCTTCTCTATCCGTCGTATGTGAAAACCTACCTGGAAAGAGACGTGCGTGACGTATTGCAGGTAAAAGACATGATGCAGTTTCAAACATTCCTTCGGCTGTGTGCCGCGCGCATAGGCAGCTTGTTCAATGCCTCCGAACTGTCGGGCGAAGTGGGTGTTTCCGCCAATACCGTCAAATCCTGGCTTTCTGTCTTGCAGGCATCCTATATCATCAAGCTACTGCCTCCTTTTCATGAAAATATGAGGAAACGGTTGACCAAAACACCGAAACTCTACTTCTGCGATACCGGTTTGGCTTGTTATTTGTTAGGCATAGAAACGGAACAGCAGCTGACAAGGGACAAAATGCGTGGCCACCTGTTCGAAAACTTTATCGTGATGGAAGCACTTAAAAACCGTTACAACCGGGGTAAAGAAAGCAATTTGTTCTTTTACCGCGACAGCAACGGCGTTGAGGTGGACTTGCTATTCAAAAACGGGAGCGATTATTCAGCCATTGAAATCAAATCATCGCAAACCTACCATCCCGATTTCGAAACGGGAATCCGTTCGCTGAATACATTATTAAAAGGCAGGTTGACGGATAAAGCAATCTTGTATGCCGGAGATTTCGAGAACGACACCGCCGAGATCAAACTCTTCAATTATAAAAACATGTACCGCCTCTTTTAA